The following proteins are encoded in a genomic region of Dokdonia donghaensis DSW-1:
- a CDS encoding SCO family protein, with protein MRQIINRYKILLITLFVLSVIILTLIYSQLKVTPRLPIWQPDMVNKELVDSTLHYVKKYHKISDFALTNQNGNLVTQEDYKDHIYVADFFFTTCQTICPIMTDHMVDIQEELKGDTLVKLLSHSVIPEYDTPQILKAYAIKKGVDDSRWNLVTGSQEEIFTLARKSYLAVKDIPGTEDDLDMVHTENFMLIDKEGRIRNYYDGTDREAIDQLLEDIEILKQEYEPRKAWYQKIF; from the coding sequence ATGCGACAGATTATTAATCGCTACAAAATACTGCTCATTACACTGTTTGTACTATCTGTAATTATACTTACCTTAATATATAGTCAGCTTAAAGTTACACCCAGACTGCCTATATGGCAACCAGATATGGTGAATAAAGAACTAGTAGACAGCACCCTACACTACGTTAAGAAATATCACAAAATAAGTGACTTTGCTCTTACTAATCAAAATGGAAATCTTGTAACTCAAGAAGATTATAAAGATCATATCTATGTGGCAGATTTTTTCTTTACCACCTGCCAGACTATATGTCCTATTATGACAGACCATATGGTGGACATACAAGAAGAACTTAAAGGAGATACACTTGTAAAACTACTCTCGCACTCAGTTATTCCTGAGTATGACACTCCACAAATTTTAAAAGCATACGCCATTAAGAAAGGAGTAGATGATAGTAGATGGAATCTTGTAACAGGCTCACAAGAAGAAATCTTTACGCTTGCGCGAAAGAGTTATCTCGCGGTAAAAGATATACCAGGTACAGAAGATGACCTAGATATGGTACATACTGAAAACTTTATGCTCATTGATAAAGAAGGCCGCATTCGCAATTACTATGACGGTACAGATCGTGAAGCCATAGATCAATTGCTAGAAGACATCGAGATTCTAAAACAAGAGTACGAGCCACGTAAAGCTTGGTATCAAAAGATTTTTTAG
- a CDS encoding FeoA family protein: MKKTVAHLLKGERAIITDVMTDEVPLKLLEMGCLPGNEVRLLQLAPFADPMYIDVNGCHMAIRRETALHILIETPA, encoded by the coding sequence TTGAAAAAAACAGTAGCCCACTTACTAAAAGGAGAACGCGCAATCATTACAGATGTAATGACAGACGAGGTGCCTCTTAAACTACTAGAAATGGGCTGTCTACCAGGTAACGAAGTGCGTTTATTACAACTTGCGCCCTTTGCAGACCCTATGTACATAGATGTGAATGGTTGTCATATGGCGATACGTCGTGAGACTGCATTACACATTCTAATAGAAACGCCAGCATAA
- the rseP gene encoding RIP metalloprotease RseP translates to METFIQIAQFTLAISILVVLHEFGHFAPARWFGIKVEKFFLFFDVKFALFKKKIGDTVYGIGWLPLGGYVKIAGMIDESMDKEQMAKDPEPWEFRSKPAWQRLIVMIGGVTVNVLLAWFIYSAMLVYYGDEYVPADRLKYGIAVGEIGEEIGLRNGDQVIKIDDKTVTRFDDVQIDILLGDNVTVVRDGNEMTFAIPDEAKKSVLDAEERFIRPRFSNIIGVVAKDSIGYVNGVLAGDRIMSINGTPINEWSEFQSVFDAAKGGEVVMQLDRDGEQIEKRFMVAQDRALGVGANVNELLVKDEYSIAAAIPAGLAKTWDVLTKQVRQFKLIFNRKVQGYKKVKGPIGIVEMMAPQWDWYKFWGFTAMFSVWLAFVNILPIPALDGGHVMFLLYEMISGKAPSEKTLERGQIVGFVIVMGLMVIIFGNDIWNLIKG, encoded by the coding sequence ATGGAGACATTTATACAGATTGCCCAGTTTACGCTTGCTATATCTATACTCGTTGTTTTACACGAGTTTGGTCACTTTGCTCCTGCCAGATGGTTTGGAATTAAGGTGGAGAAGTTTTTCCTGTTTTTTGATGTGAAGTTTGCACTTTTTAAAAAGAAAATAGGTGATACCGTTTATGGTATAGGGTGGCTACCTCTAGGTGGTTATGTTAAGATTGCTGGTATGATAGATGAATCTATGGATAAGGAGCAGATGGCAAAAGATCCAGAACCGTGGGAGTTTAGGTCTAAGCCGGCGTGGCAACGTCTTATTGTAATGATAGGTGGTGTTACTGTTAATGTACTGCTTGCGTGGTTTATCTATAGCGCTATGCTTGTGTATTATGGTGATGAGTATGTGCCTGCAGATCGATTAAAATATGGTATTGCAGTAGGTGAGATAGGTGAGGAGATAGGCCTTCGTAATGGAGACCAGGTTATAAAAATAGATGATAAGACGGTCACACGTTTTGATGATGTCCAGATAGATATTTTACTAGGTGACAATGTAACTGTTGTACGTGATGGAAATGAGATGACATTTGCCATACCAGATGAGGCGAAAAAATCTGTACTTGATGCAGAGGAACGTTTTATAAGACCAAGATTTAGTAATATAATAGGTGTTGTTGCAAAGGACTCAATAGGGTATGTAAATGGAGTGCTTGCAGGAGACCGTATTATGAGTATAAACGGCACCCCTATAAATGAGTGGTCTGAGTTTCAATCTGTCTTTGATGCTGCAAAGGGTGGTGAGGTTGTGATGCAACTAGATAGAGATGGCGAGCAGATTGAGAAAAGATTTATGGTAGCTCAAGATAGAGCGCTAGGTGTAGGGGCAAATGTAAATGAACTTCTGGTTAAAGATGAGTATAGTATTGCTGCGGCAATACCAGCAGGTCTTGCAAAAACTTGGGACGTACTTACAAAGCAAGTAAGACAATTTAAACTCATATTTAATAGAAAAGTACAAGGCTATAAAAAAGTAAAAGGTCCTATAGGTATTGTTGAGATGATGGCACCACAATGGGACTGGTATAAATTCTGGGGATTTACGGCAATGTTTTCTGTATGGCTAGCTTTTGTAAATATTCTTCCTATCCCAGCGCTAGATGGTGGACACGTTATGTTTTTACTTTATGAGATGATTTCTGGTAAAGCACCTTCAGAAAAAACATTAGAAAGAGGACAGATAGTAGGTTTTGTTATTGTGATGGGTCTAATGGTGATCATTTTTGGTAACGATATTTGGAACCTTATAAAGGGGTAA